A genome region from Fervidobacterium changbaicum includes the following:
- the aglA gene encoding alpha-glucosidase AglA: MGGTGLRIGIIGAGSAVFSMKIVSDLCKFPSLSDSHVVLMDVDRTRVENVLVLAKELTKYFNAKLKFSIVETIKNAVEGSDFVINTALAGGHGYLDLVRSIGEKHGYYRGIDAQNFNFVSDYLNLTNWNQLTLFLKIARTIEKYAPNAWYLQAANPVMEGTTLVSTQTGIKMVGFCHGHHAVEAIAKFLGVSEYEWQVGGVNHGIWLTKFRTKDGKDLYKEVEKALQKTRYEEFKPSNPFDDQLSPVAWEMYKLYGLFPIGDTVRNSTWKYHRDLQTKIKWYGAPWGGADSEIGWKWYVEELSRVVGVIDMFAKMVREGAKINELKTGTQIDDYLKEILSEKISGEQHVPFINSVVSKVPGRFVVNVLNKGKIKNLEDDVAVEICATVCGEKFEYEETHIPERVVNWYLKPRILLAKQAIDAFLNKDVRLIADILERDPRTKSTEQVEKLIAELYTVVRQEAEKVEQQE; the protein is encoded by the coding sequence GTGGGCGGCACAGGACTAAGAATTGGCATCATAGGTGCAGGAAGCGCGGTTTTTTCAATGAAGATTGTATCAGACCTTTGCAAATTTCCAAGCCTTTCTGATTCACATGTAGTACTTATGGATGTCGATAGAACAAGGGTCGAAAATGTTCTGGTACTTGCAAAAGAACTAACTAAGTATTTCAACGCAAAGCTCAAATTCAGCATTGTTGAAACTATCAAAAACGCAGTTGAGGGTTCTGATTTTGTTATCAATACAGCCTTAGCAGGAGGGCACGGATATCTCGACCTTGTTAGGTCAATAGGTGAAAAGCACGGTTACTATCGTGGAATTGACGCTCAGAATTTCAATTTCGTTTCCGATTATCTCAATCTCACGAACTGGAACCAGTTGACACTTTTTTTGAAAATAGCAAGAACAATAGAGAAATACGCACCAAACGCGTGGTACCTTCAAGCAGCTAACCCGGTTATGGAAGGAACTACACTTGTTTCTACACAAACGGGGATAAAGATGGTTGGATTCTGTCATGGGCATCACGCGGTTGAGGCCATTGCAAAATTCTTGGGTGTATCAGAATACGAATGGCAGGTTGGTGGTGTGAACCACGGAATCTGGCTGACAAAATTCAGAACAAAAGATGGCAAGGACCTTTACAAAGAAGTTGAAAAGGCACTTCAAAAGACCAGATACGAGGAATTCAAACCGTCCAATCCTTTCGATGACCAACTTTCACCTGTTGCCTGGGAGATGTACAAACTCTATGGATTATTTCCAATAGGGGACACCGTTAGAAATTCCACGTGGAAATACCACAGAGACCTTCAAACAAAGATAAAGTGGTACGGTGCACCTTGGGGAGGTGCAGATTCCGAAATTGGTTGGAAGTGGTATGTGGAAGAGCTCTCTCGGGTGGTTGGCGTAATAGACATGTTTGCAAAAATGGTACGCGAAGGGGCAAAAATAAACGAACTCAAAACGGGAACACAGATTGATGATTACTTGAAAGAGATCCTCAGCGAGAAAATCAGCGGAGAACAACATGTTCCGTTCATAAACAGTGTAGTCTCAAAAGTTCCGGGAAGGTTTGTCGTAAATGTTCTGAACAAGGGGAAGATAAAAAACCTGGAGGATGATGTGGCGGTTGAAATCTGTGCAACGGTGTGCGGTGAGAAGTTTGAATACGAAGAGACGCACATCCCAGAGCGTGTTGTGAACTGGTATTTGAAACCAAGAATTCTACTTGCAAAGCAAGCGATAGATGCATTCTTAAACAAAGATGTTAGACTAATAGCAGATATTCTAGAGAGAGACCCAAGGACTAAGAGCACCGAGCAAGTCGAAAAATTAATAGCTGAGCTCTACACTGTCGTAAGGCAAGAAGCAGAAAAAGTAGAACAGCAGGAATAA
- a CDS encoding AAA family ATPase, translating into MIELIHINEYVYLKDVDIYFSEGLNVITGETGTGKSLILDVIGSFLDYQNIRSETFSADMVLNLDMDFDEIGIRRGQHIFSVERKNKRLFYKVDGRLIGREQVQNILSNIITIHKQNSHMKLLDKDFILEVLDTVADNYELLEKYKELYENYQHVLKIIAGANKDSELKKLEELREKVNEIESAHLSEEEEQELEEKYKKALNLQTLLQNYSSVSQHLEEIENALRKIYSLIEDKYHEFLDTAVESIAELSNQISKELSKIEEMNLEEIENRLWVYKKLRRKYGPTTEDVIANLQKWLEEIKQIEKTIKILENAEEERLRLESELRSLAIQISEKRKNAARNIVKSIERHLKDLNMNARIDFYFNQKDMARDGIDDVELVGSTLSTGPLYPLRKIASGGELSRLMLALELSLASTDVLVYDEIDAGIGGVTAVKLADKLSELSKKHQVIVVTHLPQIALKADKHLSLRRTGDTGTVVELDERARDEEIKRMFGGEEFIELLGDFASKENKRKGK; encoded by the coding sequence TTGATAGAACTGATACATATCAACGAATATGTTTACTTGAAAGATGTCGATATATATTTCTCTGAGGGACTCAACGTAATCACCGGTGAGACTGGAACTGGAAAGAGCTTGATATTGGATGTAATCGGTTCGTTCTTAGATTACCAAAACATACGGAGTGAAACTTTTTCTGCAGATATGGTTCTGAACCTCGACATGGATTTTGATGAGATTGGGATTAGAAGAGGACAGCACATATTCAGTGTTGAAAGAAAGAACAAGAGGTTGTTTTACAAAGTAGACGGTCGACTCATCGGACGTGAGCAAGTTCAGAATATTCTTTCAAACATCATAACGATCCACAAACAAAATTCACACATGAAGTTGTTGGATAAGGACTTCATCCTCGAGGTTTTGGATACTGTGGCAGACAACTATGAACTACTCGAAAAGTACAAAGAACTTTACGAAAACTACCAACATGTTTTGAAGATTATCGCAGGCGCGAACAAAGATTCAGAATTGAAAAAGCTTGAGGAATTAAGAGAAAAAGTCAACGAAATAGAGAGTGCCCATCTGAGCGAAGAAGAAGAGCAGGAATTGGAAGAAAAATACAAAAAGGCTCTTAACCTCCAAACATTGCTGCAAAATTACAGCAGTGTGTCTCAGCACTTAGAAGAGATCGAGAACGCACTTAGGAAAATCTACTCACTCATAGAGGACAAGTACCATGAATTTCTTGATACCGCCGTCGAGTCAATTGCCGAGTTGAGTAATCAAATTAGCAAGGAACTATCGAAGATAGAGGAAATGAACCTCGAAGAGATAGAGAACCGTTTGTGGGTATACAAAAAGTTGCGCAGGAAATACGGTCCTACGACTGAAGATGTAATAGCAAATCTCCAGAAGTGGTTAGAAGAGATCAAACAGATCGAAAAAACCATCAAAATACTTGAAAACGCAGAAGAAGAGCGGTTAAGACTGGAAAGTGAGCTTCGCAGTCTTGCTATTCAGATTAGTGAAAAGCGAAAGAACGCGGCGAGGAATATTGTGAAATCCATAGAAAGGCACTTGAAAGATTTAAACATGAACGCGCGAATAGACTTCTATTTTAATCAGAAAGATATGGCAAGGGATGGTATTGATGATGTTGAACTTGTTGGGAGTACTTTGTCAACGGGTCCACTCTATCCCTTGCGTAAGATAGCCTCGGGTGGTGAGTTATCACGTTTGATGCTTGCTTTGGAACTCAGTCTGGCAAGTACTGATGTTTTGGTGTACGATGAGATCGATGCTGGCATAGGTGGTGTAACAGCTGTCAAACTGGCAGACAAACTCAGCGAACTTTCGAAAAAACATCAGGTCATAGTAGTTACACACTTGCCACAAATTGCTTTAAAAGCCGATAAGCACTTGTCCCTAAGAAGAACTGGGGACACAGGGACTGTAGTAGAGTTGGATGAGAGGGCAAGGGACGAAGAGATAAAGAGGATGTTTGGTGGGGAAGAATTCATCGAATTACTTGGAGACTTTGCGTCTAAAGAGAATAAAAGAAAAGGAAAATAA
- a CDS encoding cytidine deaminase produces the protein MKIEELIQEAVKAMKNAYAPYSHFHVGAALLTRNGNVYIGANVENASYGLTNCAERTAIFSAVANGEREFDTLVVVADTDKPVSPCGACRQVMAEFGNFNVVLTNLKGEILQTTVAELLPYSFDKEDLHKK, from the coding sequence ATGAAGATTGAAGAACTCATACAAGAAGCTGTTAAGGCTATGAAGAATGCGTATGCACCGTATTCTCACTTTCATGTTGGTGCAGCCCTTTTGACAAGAAATGGAAATGTTTACATAGGTGCGAATGTGGAAAATGCTTCATATGGTTTAACAAATTGTGCTGAAAGAACTGCTATTTTTTCCGCAGTGGCAAATGGTGAGAGGGAGTTTGACACATTAGTTGTTGTTGCGGACACCGACAAACCTGTATCGCCCTGCGGGGCTTGTAGACAAGTTATGGCAGAGTTTGGGAATTTCAATGTTGTCTTGACAAATTTGAAAGGCGAGATTTTGCAAACAACCGTTGCTGAGCTGCTACCGTACTCGTTTGATAAAGAAGACTTACACAAAAAGTGA
- a CDS encoding S-layer homology domain-containing protein, which produces MKKALLVFSFIFVVFTSIYAATFKDVPANHWAYEAVDQLTKLGILSGMPDGTFQGNQPLTRYQLAVALYRMLNILNDRISAVEKKVSVPTTTTTQQTQQVTIPANIDAQLKDLSNKILDLATADRNISTRIDNLSAQVGSLSSRVDSASRDLDSVKTDLAGLKAMYDALVQKVTEMRGLVSTTPTGQNLNELSKSIDDVKADVESLKKRLTSLEQTVTSLNQKVSTFTTADSVSALTSRVTGVEKNVKDLQDTVSGISTQVSTISSSTTKISSDVNTIKSDVTTLKNRLDALNNEILGLKQADSALKEQLESFKTSLNNLKSDVDSLKVDVKNAKSDVSSLKSDVSDLKVDVNDLKVEIINLKQADVKINENLSTVTGMVANLEKQVQQQASLNNQTKQDMEKLKSDILNVNNELQSLSAKVQTLQQQSTQYANKSEVNSVKSDVDSVKNDAKQLESKVEKLEKENDSLKSKVSALETNQMGNMSLILSIIGVILGGAALWFALQK; this is translated from the coding sequence ATGAAGAAAGCACTTTTGGTATTTTCTTTTATCTTCGTGGTGTTCACAAGTATCTACGCTGCAACATTTAAAGATGTTCCAGCAAACCACTGGGCATACGAAGCTGTTGACCAACTTACAAAATTGGGCATCTTAAGTGGTATGCCGGATGGAACGTTTCAGGGAAATCAGCCTCTGACCAGGTACCAACTTGCTGTTGCACTTTACAGAATGCTGAATATACTCAACGACAGAATATCTGCAGTAGAAAAAAAGGTATCCGTACCTACAACTACTACAACTCAGCAAACACAGCAGGTAACGATTCCGGCCAATATTGACGCGCAACTTAAAGACCTTTCGAACAAGATACTGGACCTTGCAACTGCAGATAGAAACATAAGCACAAGGATCGACAACTTATCGGCCCAGGTTGGTTCATTGTCTTCAAGAGTTGATTCTGCTTCAAGGGACTTGGACAGTGTAAAGACTGACTTGGCTGGGCTCAAAGCAATGTACGATGCTTTAGTGCAAAAAGTAACCGAGATGAGAGGTCTGGTTTCAACTACTCCGACTGGGCAAAATCTTAATGAATTATCAAAAAGCATAGATGATGTCAAAGCTGATGTGGAGAGTTTAAAGAAACGATTGACAAGTCTCGAGCAAACAGTGACTTCGCTGAATCAGAAAGTGTCCACGTTCACGACTGCTGATAGTGTATCAGCTCTTACTTCGCGGGTCACAGGCGTTGAGAAAAACGTTAAAGATTTGCAGGACACCGTAAGCGGGATTAGCACACAGGTGTCAACGATTTCGAGCTCGACAACAAAGATTTCAAGCGATGTCAACACCATCAAATCAGATGTTACGACGCTCAAAAACAGACTTGATGCTCTTAACAACGAAATACTTGGTCTTAAACAGGCAGATTCTGCTTTGAAAGAGCAGCTCGAGAGTTTCAAGACCAGTCTGAACAACCTTAAAAGTGATGTGGATAGCTTGAAAGTCGACGTAAAGAATGCGAAAAGTGATGTGAGCAGCCTGAAGAGTGACGTAAGTGACTTAAAAGTTGATGTAAACGATCTAAAAGTCGAGATTATCAATTTAAAACAAGCGGATGTAAAGATTAATGAGAATCTTTCGACAGTCACAGGCATGGTAGCAAATCTTGAAAAGCAAGTGCAACAGCAAGCAAGTCTAAACAATCAAACAAAACAAGATATGGAAAAGCTCAAGTCAGATATTCTGAACGTAAACAATGAACTCCAATCACTTTCAGCAAAAGTTCAAACATTGCAACAACAAAGTACGCAGTACGCAAACAAGTCTGAAGTCAACAGCGTTAAGAGTGACGTGGACAGCGTGAAAAATGATGCAAAACAGTTGGAGAGCAAAGTTGAGAAGCTAGAAAAGGAAAATGATAGTTTGAAATCAAAAGTTTCAGCGCTTGAAACTAATCAGATGGGAAATATGAGCCTGATTCTAAGTATAATTGGTGTGATACTTGGTGGAGCAGCGCTTTGGTTTGCTTTACAGAAGTAA
- a CDS encoding iron-containing alcohol dehydrogenase family protein codes for MGFFMPTRVFYGKDVILKNRDVFQSTGESFLIVTGKSSKQNGSLDDLLDVLEGKHVYVYDETPENPPLEVVKEVAENCEDVDVVIGLGGGSPMDTAKAVAVLMENKHLKPEELYDKSKYKSAKTIICVPTTAGTGSEVTQYSVLTVNGRKRGFSHDCAFPKLSFVDYKYTITLNEALTLSTALDALSHAVEGFLSTKATPFSDTLAVESMKIIKEYLPRLMDDLDNEFYRERMMFASTLAGMVIAQTGTTVAHALGYPLTTEKGVKHGLATAVFLPFELKVAKKHGYEKANRVLEIFDDSLYEFFRSLNVGLNIKISDEEINSWAQIVVNASHLSATPGKYDLETIMQAYNEAREHFCR; via the coding sequence ATGGGCTTTTTCATGCCAACGAGGGTTTTTTATGGCAAGGATGTAATTTTGAAAAATAGGGACGTTTTTCAGTCAACCGGTGAATCATTTCTCATTGTAACGGGCAAAAGTTCGAAGCAAAACGGAAGCCTCGATGATTTATTAGACGTGCTCGAAGGAAAGCATGTGTACGTATACGATGAAACACCTGAGAATCCACCACTTGAAGTTGTGAAAGAAGTAGCGGAAAATTGCGAAGATGTGGATGTGGTCATCGGGCTTGGTGGTGGGAGTCCAATGGACACAGCGAAAGCGGTCGCTGTTTTAATGGAAAACAAGCATCTAAAACCTGAGGAACTGTACGATAAGTCGAAGTACAAGAGTGCAAAGACGATAATATGTGTCCCCACCACAGCTGGAACTGGAAGCGAGGTAACCCAGTACTCAGTCCTGACTGTAAACGGTAGAAAGCGTGGATTTTCCCATGACTGTGCATTCCCAAAGCTCTCGTTTGTCGATTACAAATACACAATTACACTCAACGAGGCACTGACTCTTTCAACAGCACTCGATGCACTATCACATGCAGTTGAGGGTTTCTTATCAACGAAGGCTACGCCTTTCAGTGATACATTGGCAGTTGAGAGCATGAAGATAATCAAGGAATACCTTCCAAGGTTGATGGATGATTTGGATAACGAATTCTACAGAGAACGGATGATGTTTGCCTCGACACTGGCAGGAATGGTAATAGCTCAAACAGGTACAACTGTCGCGCATGCGCTTGGTTATCCATTGACAACTGAGAAAGGAGTTAAACACGGGCTCGCTACCGCTGTATTCTTGCCATTCGAATTGAAGGTTGCAAAAAAACACGGCTATGAGAAAGCTAACCGTGTTCTTGAAATCTTCGATGATTCTCTGTACGAGTTTTTCCGCTCTTTAAATGTAGGATTGAATATCAAAATATCTGACGAGGAAATAAACTCTTGGGCTCAAATTGTAGTAAATGCTTCACACCTCAGCGCAACACCCGGGAAATACGATTTAGAAACAATCATGCAGGCTTATAATGAAGCGAGAGAACACTTTTGTCGCTGA
- a CDS encoding hemolysin family protein: MEDPLSYLWNTLFIAVLIVLSGFFSASETALTSVSRHRLKLLAKSKEEEEEESEVHFFNKLLTALLISNNMVNILASSLAAVMFSRIISSQSLSAILSTLVMTFILLIFGEITPKILARQNSERLFEASIKVIVFLSKILSPVITMFITIANSVVKLFGGHVVQETPFITMDDIASYLEMGREEGSITHEEGLMIERTIEMDETLVKEIMIPRIDIVAVEESQTLREAMEIIVEEEYSRIPVYRETIDNIVGICYAKDVLSFIAQRGMDIVDKVLVKELMRAPLFVPEFMPVSELLKEFKAKKMHMAIVVDEYGGTAGIVTMEDILEEIFGEIMDEYDEGEHIGIKKVTENSYLVDATLSLNDIERELRIEFPEGEFDTLAGYLLEKFKHIPKVGETYEDERISFKVVAASRNKIEKVLVTIKHETEENTQKSNDKGDGNDED, from the coding sequence GTGGAAGATCCACTGAGTTATTTATGGAACACACTTTTCATTGCGGTACTGATCGTGTTGTCTGGATTTTTCTCAGCATCCGAAACGGCACTTACGTCCGTTAGCCGTCACAGACTTAAACTTCTTGCGAAAAGCAAAGAAGAGGAAGAAGAGGAAAGCGAGGTCCACTTTTTTAACAAACTACTCACCGCACTGTTGATATCGAACAACATGGTGAATATTTTAGCATCTTCATTAGCTGCGGTGATGTTTTCCCGAATCATCAGCTCACAATCACTTTCAGCGATACTTTCAACACTAGTAATGACTTTCATTTTGCTGATTTTTGGAGAAATTACCCCAAAGATTTTGGCACGGCAAAACAGTGAACGTCTTTTCGAGGCAAGTATCAAAGTTATTGTTTTTCTCTCCAAGATATTATCGCCCGTAATTACCATGTTTATTACAATCGCCAATTCGGTAGTCAAACTTTTCGGGGGACATGTGGTCCAGGAAACTCCATTCATCACGATGGATGATATAGCTTCTTACTTGGAAATGGGACGCGAGGAAGGGTCCATAACCCATGAGGAAGGATTGATGATTGAACGTACAATCGAAATGGATGAAACTCTCGTAAAAGAAATAATGATACCAAGGATAGATATAGTAGCTGTTGAGGAAAGTCAAACATTGAGAGAAGCGATGGAGATTATTGTTGAGGAAGAATATTCGAGGATACCTGTTTACCGTGAGACAATAGATAATATTGTTGGAATTTGCTATGCAAAAGATGTGCTCAGTTTCATCGCACAGAGAGGTATGGATATCGTAGACAAGGTACTGGTCAAAGAGTTGATGAGGGCTCCACTTTTTGTGCCCGAGTTCATGCCAGTGTCAGAATTGCTGAAGGAATTCAAAGCAAAGAAGATGCACATGGCAATAGTTGTTGATGAGTACGGTGGAACTGCTGGAATTGTAACGATGGAGGATATCCTCGAAGAGATTTTTGGTGAGATAATGGACGAATACGATGAAGGAGAACATATTGGAATCAAGAAAGTTACGGAAAACTCCTACTTGGTTGACGCTACACTTTCATTGAATGATATAGAAAGAGAGCTGAGAATAGAATTTCCGGAAGGTGAATTTGATACCTTGGCAGGCTACCTTCTTGAGAAGTTCAAGCACATTCCAAAAGTAGGGGAAACGTACGAGGACGAGAGAATATCTTTCAAAGTTGTCGCAGCTTCGAGAAACAAAATAGAAAAAGTATTGGTAACAATAAAACACGAGACGGAAGAAAATACTCAGAAAAGTAATGACAAGGGGGATGGAAATGATGAAGATTGA
- a CDS encoding sensor domain-containing diguanylate cyclase encodes MCDIIKKRVEKRGEIIQESGLVLDFETLKSALEKSKIFVITFNEQGDIVAHSENIPNFLKGRKNIFQSIPNFLEIIKLVNKAGFSQDIVTIYEPRVERVRLITLKSKDYYWILGEIITEQLLIDELISERLETLTMYLEFAPVFFVVLNEKGEITYINNWALEKTGYSLPEVLGKNWFDIFIPEEIRPTVKRVFEDIMNKNIELRKTFENDILTKDGRLITILWENKLLVKDGKPSGAISVGVDVTEQKAKDFEEQVMLSILTVTAESNYHVGISKLANVLEEMCNIKRAVGIIQTHEETKPIEILNKIEIDDLNKFTTLHFKRNLDDRILKLEIAYETLPRYASNRFFENIATIVLSFIDRVYYIQKLEEASFRDPLTNLFNRRYFLMILQAEIRRVKRYGGDSCIVMIDLDGLKEINDTFGHDKGDFAIITLAQVMRENTRSSDIPARFGGDEFALLLPNTALKNAEIIIQRIIKTLDALNVKEFRISISAGITKILPTDDDEGISVLKRADELLYQAKKSGKHTICVDTFDERDASVSD; translated from the coding sequence TTGTGTGATATAATTAAAAAAAGGGTTGAGAAAAGAGGTGAGATTATCCAAGAAAGTGGTTTAGTTTTAGATTTCGAAACGCTCAAGTCCGCACTTGAAAAATCAAAGATCTTCGTTATCACTTTTAACGAACAGGGAGACATTGTTGCACACTCTGAGAATATACCTAACTTCCTAAAGGGAAGAAAAAATATCTTCCAAAGTATCCCGAATTTCTTAGAAATCATCAAGCTTGTTAACAAAGCCGGCTTTTCACAAGACATTGTGACCATTTATGAGCCCAGAGTAGAAAGGGTAAGACTAATAACTTTGAAAAGTAAAGACTATTATTGGATATTAGGTGAAATAATCACCGAACAGTTGCTTATTGACGAACTAATCTCTGAAAGGCTTGAGACTTTAACAATGTACCTTGAATTTGCACCTGTTTTCTTTGTTGTCTTAAATGAAAAAGGAGAGATTACCTACATTAACAACTGGGCTTTGGAAAAAACCGGATACTCTTTGCCAGAAGTTTTAGGAAAAAACTGGTTCGATATCTTTATTCCAGAAGAGATTAGACCAACTGTAAAAAGAGTTTTTGAAGACATAATGAACAAGAATATTGAGTTGAGAAAAACTTTCGAAAACGACATACTAACAAAAGATGGAAGACTAATCACGATCCTTTGGGAAAACAAACTTCTTGTTAAAGACGGAAAACCGTCGGGAGCAATAAGTGTAGGTGTAGATGTCACAGAGCAGAAAGCGAAAGATTTTGAGGAACAAGTAATGCTGTCCATTTTGACTGTTACTGCAGAAAGCAATTATCATGTTGGGATAAGTAAATTAGCAAATGTCTTAGAGGAAATGTGTAATATAAAAAGGGCTGTCGGGATAATTCAAACGCACGAGGAAACAAAGCCAATCGAGATTTTGAACAAGATCGAAATAGATGACCTTAACAAATTTACCACGCTACATTTCAAGCGTAATTTAGATGATAGGATTTTAAAATTAGAAATTGCCTATGAAACGCTACCCAGATATGCATCAAACAGGTTTTTCGAGAACATAGCCACCATTGTTCTAAGTTTCATAGACCGAGTTTACTATATTCAAAAGCTTGAAGAGGCTTCTTTCAGAGACCCGTTAACTAATCTCTTCAACAGAAGGTACTTTTTGATGATACTCCAAGCTGAAATCAGAAGGGTAAAACGCTACGGTGGTGATTCTTGCATTGTTATGATAGATCTCGATGGGTTGAAAGAAATCAATGATACATTTGGACACGATAAAGGTGACTTTGCAATTATCACATTAGCCCAGGTGATGAGAGAAAATACACGTAGCAGTGATATACCTGCAAGGTTTGGTGGTGATGAATTTGCATTACTGCTCCCAAACACTGCTCTGAAAAATGCCGAGATCATCATCCAAAGGATAATTAAAACACTTGATGCTCTTAATGTAAAAGAATTCCGCATATCGATAAGCGCCGGCATAACGAAGATCTTGCCAACCGATGATGACGAAGGTATAAGCGTGCTGAAAAGAGCCGATGAACTACTTTATCAAGCAAAAAAGAGTGGAAAGCACACCATCTGTGTCGATACATTTGACGAAAGAGATGCTTCCGTCTCAGATTAG